GATGGTCGAATGAGCGGCCTGGCTTTCGAGAACGTCGTCTCCCTCCGCGCCAAGCTGGCGAAGAAGGAAGTCTCCCCCGTCGAGGTGACGGAGGCGCTCCTGGAGCGCATCTCCCAAGTCGACCCGAAGGTGAAGGCCTACAATTACCTGAACCCGGAGTCGGCGCTGGAGCAGGCCAGGAAGGCCGACGTCTCCCTGCCCCTGGGCGGCGTGCCGATCGCGGTGAAGGACGTCATCAACGTCACCGGCGAGCCGTGCACCTGTTCCTCCACGATTTTGCGGGGCTACGTCGCCCCCTACGACGCGGCGACGATCGAGAAGCTCCGCGCCGCGGGCGCCGTCCTCCTGGGCCGGACGAACATGGACGAGTTCGCCATGGGTTCCTCCACGGAAACCTCCGCCTGGGGCCCGACGCACAATCCGTGGGACCTGGAGCGGATCCCCGGCGGCTCCAGCGGCGGCTCGGCCGCGGCGGTCGGCGGGCACGAGGCCTTTGCGGCCCTCGGCTCCGACACCGGCGGCTCCATCCGCCAGCCCGCCGCGCTGACCGGCTGCGTCGGCCTCAAGCCGACCTACGGCCGCGTCTCCCGCTACGGCCTCACCGCCTTCGCTTCCAGCCTGGACCAGATCGGGCCGTTCACGAAGACGGTGGCCGATTCCGCCCTCCTCCTGGAGGTCCTTTCCGGCCATGACAAGCGGGACAACACCAGCGCCCCGCGCCCCGTTCCCAATTACTCCGCCGCCCTGACCGGCGACGTGAA
This DNA window, taken from Verrucomicrobium sp., encodes the following:
- the gatA gene encoding Asp-tRNA(Asn)/Glu-tRNA(Gln) amidotransferase subunit GatA produces the protein MSGLAFENVVSLRAKLAKKEVSPVEVTEALLERISQVDPKVKAYNYLNPESALEQARKADVSLPLGGVPIAVKDVINVTGEPCTCSSTILRGYVAPYDAATIEKLRAAGAVLLGRTNMDEFAMGSSTETSAWGPTHNPWDLERIPGGSSGGSAAAVGGHEAFAALGSDTGGSIRQPAALTGCVGLKPTYGRVSRYGLTAFASSLDQIGPFTKTVADSALLLEVLSGHDKRDNTSAPRPVPNYSAALTGDVKGLRLGVPKEYFIKGIDPEVEKAVRDAIAQFEKLGGEVVEVSLPHTEYAVAVYYIVATAEASANLARFDGVRYGRRPPGAADVIGLYGQTREAFGQEVKRRIILGTHVLSSGYYDAYYNRAQKVRQLLRQDFEAAFKQCDVILTPTSPTAAWKLGEVSDPLQMYLADIFTIAVNLAGICGLSLPCGFTSKKLPIGLQVLGPMWGEETVLRAAHAYEQATAWHKELPPL